A window from Hemicordylus capensis ecotype Gifberg chromosome 2, rHemCap1.1.pri, whole genome shotgun sequence encodes these proteins:
- the LOC128341572 gene encoding uncharacterized protein LOC128341572 isoform X4, protein MRKDFFAMLRRVCSCCKELFQASPSCDSIMGKTPRRRFWKRRNRIGPPPAPPPTTASPPTPSSPIPQGDSQASSGVTIDLSPAEKIRERDKVILWWTTLLDSIVESVQEAESRCQDTVEFSKVKVVKAVLEIMEDVTVHPDPGSFFRKAMDTITELSKMKPALPQELWLAVLHVAVSGANYLEPGTQNETFQCLQSMLRGLLEEAPLAHNLASILKLTTLKYPLPKNKK, encoded by the exons atgaggaaagacttcttcGCAAT gttgcgaagggTCTGCAGCTGCTGCAAGGAGCTGTTTCAAGCCTCCCCCTCATGTGACTCCATCATGGGCAAGACCCCCAGACGGAGGTTCTGGAAGAGGAGGAACCGGATTGGACCCCCtccggctcctcctccaactACAGCTTCTCCTCCAACTCCATCTTCTCCAATTCCACAAGGGGACTCCCAggcatcttcaggagtcacaatcg acttGAGCCCTGCAGAGAAGATAAGAGAAAGAGATAAG gtcatcctctggTGGACAACCTTGCTGGATTCCATTGTGGAGAGCGTGCAAGAGGCTGAGTCCAGGTGCCAGGATACAGTGGAATTCAGCAAGGTGAAGGTTGTGAAAGCCgttttg GAGATAATGGAGGATGTTACAGTGCATCCGGACCCTGGCTCCTTCTTCAGAAAAGCCATGGACACCATCACGGAGCTGAG caaaatgaagccagcgTTGCCCCAAGAGCTCTGGTTGGCagtgctgcacgtggcggtgtccggggccaactacctggagccagggacccag AATGAGACCTTTCAATGTCTCCAAAGCATGCTTAGGgggttgctggaggaggcccccttggCTCACAACTTggccagcatcttgaag CTGACAACACTGAAGTATCctttgccaaaaaataaaaaataa
- the LOC128341572 gene encoding uncharacterized protein LOC128341572 isoform X3 — protein sequence MGKTPRRRFWKRRNRIGPPPAPPPTTASPPTPSSPIPQGDSQASSGVTIDLSPAEKIRERDKVILWWTTLLDSIVESVQEAESRCQDTVEFSKVKVVKAVLEIMEDVTVHPDPGSFFRKAMDTITELSKMKPALPQELWLAVLHVAVSGANYLEPGTQNETFQCLQSMLRGLLEEAPLAHNLASILKPQELHRYSSAKEPQLQALAQEACSCLLEHAASLPGFHLTTLKYPLPKNKK from the exons ATGGGCAAGACCCCCAGACGGAGGTTCTGGAAGAGGAGGAACCGGATTGGACCCCCtccggctcctcctccaactACAGCTTCTCCTCCAACTCCATCTTCTCCAATTCCACAAGGGGACTCCCAggcatcttcaggagtcacaatcg acttGAGCCCTGCAGAGAAGATAAGAGAAAGAGATAAG gtcatcctctggTGGACAACCTTGCTGGATTCCATTGTGGAGAGCGTGCAAGAGGCTGAGTCCAGGTGCCAGGATACAGTGGAATTCAGCAAGGTGAAGGTTGTGAAAGCCgttttg GAGATAATGGAGGATGTTACAGTGCATCCGGACCCTGGCTCCTTCTTCAGAAAAGCCATGGACACCATCACGGAGCTGAG caaaatgaagccagcgTTGCCCCAAGAGCTCTGGTTGGCagtgctgcacgtggcggtgtccggggccaactacctggagccagggacccag AATGAGACCTTTCAATGTCTCCAAAGCATGCTTAGGgggttgctggaggaggcccccttggCTCACAACTTggccagcatcttgaag ccacaggagctccacaggtacagcagtgctaAGGAGCCCCAACTGCAGGCTCTGGCCCAGGAAGCCTGCAGCTGTCTTCTGGAacatgctgccagcctgccaggtTTTCAT CTGACAACACTGAAGTATCctttgccaaaaaataaaaaataa
- the LOC128341572 gene encoding uncharacterized protein LOC128341572 isoform X2: protein MRKDFFAMLRRVCSCCKELFQASPSCDSIMGKTPRRRFWKRRNRIGPPPAPPPTTASPPTPSSPIPQGDSQASSGVTIDLSPAEKIRERDKVILWWTTLLDSIVESVQEAESRCQDTVEFSKVKVVKAVLEIMEDVTVHPDPGSFFRKAMDTITELSKMKPALPQELWLAVLHVAVSGANYLEPGTQNETFQCLQSMLRGLLEEAPLAHNLASILKELHRYSSAKEPQLQALAQEACSCLLEHAASLPGFHLTTLKYPLPKNKK from the exons atgaggaaagacttcttcGCAAT gttgcgaagggTCTGCAGCTGCTGCAAGGAGCTGTTTCAAGCCTCCCCCTCATGTGACTCCATCATGGGCAAGACCCCCAGACGGAGGTTCTGGAAGAGGAGGAACCGGATTGGACCCCCtccggctcctcctccaactACAGCTTCTCCTCCAACTCCATCTTCTCCAATTCCACAAGGGGACTCCCAggcatcttcaggagtcacaatcg acttGAGCCCTGCAGAGAAGATAAGAGAAAGAGATAAG gtcatcctctggTGGACAACCTTGCTGGATTCCATTGTGGAGAGCGTGCAAGAGGCTGAGTCCAGGTGCCAGGATACAGTGGAATTCAGCAAGGTGAAGGTTGTGAAAGCCgttttg GAGATAATGGAGGATGTTACAGTGCATCCGGACCCTGGCTCCTTCTTCAGAAAAGCCATGGACACCATCACGGAGCTGAG caaaatgaagccagcgTTGCCCCAAGAGCTCTGGTTGGCagtgctgcacgtggcggtgtccggggccaactacctggagccagggacccag AATGAGACCTTTCAATGTCTCCAAAGCATGCTTAGGgggttgctggaggaggcccccttggCTCACAACTTggccagcatcttgaag gagctccacaggtacagcagtgctaAGGAGCCCCAACTGCAGGCTCTGGCCCAGGAAGCCTGCAGCTGTCTTCTGGAacatgctgccagcctgccaggtTTTCAT CTGACAACACTGAAGTATCctttgccaaaaaataaaaaataa
- the LOC128341572 gene encoding uncharacterized protein LOC128341572 isoform X1 has product MRKDFFAMLRRVCSCCKELFQASPSCDSIMGKTPRRRFWKRRNRIGPPPAPPPTTASPPTPSSPIPQGDSQASSGVTIDLSPAEKIRERDKVILWWTTLLDSIVESVQEAESRCQDTVEFSKVKVVKAVLEIMEDVTVHPDPGSFFRKAMDTITELSKMKPALPQELWLAVLHVAVSGANYLEPGTQNETFQCLQSMLRGLLEEAPLAHNLASILKPQELHRYSSAKEPQLQALAQEACSCLLEHAASLPGFHLTTLKYPLPKNKK; this is encoded by the exons atgaggaaagacttcttcGCAAT gttgcgaagggTCTGCAGCTGCTGCAAGGAGCTGTTTCAAGCCTCCCCCTCATGTGACTCCATCATGGGCAAGACCCCCAGACGGAGGTTCTGGAAGAGGAGGAACCGGATTGGACCCCCtccggctcctcctccaactACAGCTTCTCCTCCAACTCCATCTTCTCCAATTCCACAAGGGGACTCCCAggcatcttcaggagtcacaatcg acttGAGCCCTGCAGAGAAGATAAGAGAAAGAGATAAG gtcatcctctggTGGACAACCTTGCTGGATTCCATTGTGGAGAGCGTGCAAGAGGCTGAGTCCAGGTGCCAGGATACAGTGGAATTCAGCAAGGTGAAGGTTGTGAAAGCCgttttg GAGATAATGGAGGATGTTACAGTGCATCCGGACCCTGGCTCCTTCTTCAGAAAAGCCATGGACACCATCACGGAGCTGAG caaaatgaagccagcgTTGCCCCAAGAGCTCTGGTTGGCagtgctgcacgtggcggtgtccggggccaactacctggagccagggacccag AATGAGACCTTTCAATGTCTCCAAAGCATGCTTAGGgggttgctggaggaggcccccttggCTCACAACTTggccagcatcttgaag ccacaggagctccacaggtacagcagtgctaAGGAGCCCCAACTGCAGGCTCTGGCCCAGGAAGCCTGCAGCTGTCTTCTGGAacatgctgccagcctgccaggtTTTCAT CTGACAACACTGAAGTATCctttgccaaaaaataaaaaataa